One genomic segment of Deltaproteobacteria bacterium includes these proteins:
- a CDS encoding SDR family oxidoreductase codes for MGNEKNGVLKGQRALVTGSSSGIGKAIAIGLAEAGASVVVNYRAGGDKAGEVVDEIKGAGGEAIALQADVSSEQEVQEMFSQMIKRYGSIDILVNNAGVQKDAPFHEMTLEQWNMALAVDLTGQFLCSREAVREFMRRGMTPDISCALGKIICISSVHDSIPWAGHANYAAAKGGIKMFMKTIAQELAPQRIRVNAISPGAIKTDINKSVWSTPEGMKGLLTLIPYGRIGEVEDIARAAVWLASDDSDYVTGDVLYVDGGMMLYPGFRTGG; via the coding sequence ATGGGAAATGAGAAGAACGGCGTTTTAAAAGGCCAGCGCGCGCTCGTGACCGGGTCCAGCTCCGGGATCGGAAAGGCGATTGCGATTGGGCTTGCCGAGGCCGGAGCTTCTGTAGTCGTTAACTACAGAGCAGGAGGAGATAAAGCCGGAGAGGTCGTGGACGAGATAAAAGGGGCGGGCGGAGAGGCCATAGCCCTTCAGGCCGACGTCAGCAGCGAGCAAGAGGTGCAGGAGATGTTCAGTCAGATGATAAAGCGCTACGGGAGCATCGACATACTTGTCAATAACGCGGGAGTTCAGAAAGACGCCCCGTTTCACGAAATGACGCTTGAGCAGTGGAATATGGCCCTGGCTGTCGACCTCACGGGTCAGTTCCTGTGCTCTCGGGAGGCGGTGCGCGAGTTCATGAGAAGGGGGATGACTCCTGATATCTCCTGTGCTCTCGGCAAAATCATTTGCATTTCATCGGTTCATGACTCGATACCCTGGGCGGGGCATGCGAATTACGCCGCCGCCAAGGGCGGAATAAAGATGTTCATGAAGACGATCGCCCAGGAGCTTGCCCCTCAGCGTATAAGGGTAAACGCCATTTCCCCCGGAGCCATCAAGACGGACATCAACAAGTCGGTATGGTCTACGCCCGAAGGCATGAAGGGGCTTCTGACCCTCATACCTTACGGACGCATAGGGGAGGTCGAGGACATCGCAAGAGCCGCCGTATGGCTTGCCTCGGACGACTCGGACTATGTGACGGGCGATGTGCTTTACGTTGACGGAGGAATGATGCTCTACCCCGGCTTCCGGACAGGGGGTTAA